A window of the Parabacteroides merdae ATCC 43184 genome harbors these coding sequences:
- a CDS encoding NCS2 family permease produces the protein MLKKLLGFDPQTMALRTEIIAGITTFLTMSYILAVNPSILATTGMDKGAVFTATALASALATLLLAFMAKLPFAQAPSMALNAFFAFTLVQGMGYSWQTAMTAMFVEGVIFILITFLNVREVILNSIPMNLRFAISAGIGMFIAFVGLKNAGIIVPNPATFVMFGPFTPVSILAMVGVLLSGILVLRKVKGALFYSILICTLIGIPLGVTEIPDGFLPVSIPHSMVPTFCQFDFNEFFTLDMAIVIFTLLFMNIFDTVGTLVGLASKTGIMEEDGQIPHVKEAMMSDAIGTTVGSMMGSSTITTYVESASGIAEGGRSGFTSLVTGVLFLLALFFAPLFLLIPSAATTGALVLVGVFMMDSITKVDMDDISEALPAFITMIMMVLTYSIADGMVLGLLCYVLVKLGCGKHREVSPTMYVLAALFILKFIFA, from the coding sequence ATGCTGAAGAAGTTACTTGGGTTCGACCCACAGACAATGGCATTGCGCACGGAGATCATTGCCGGGATTACGACGTTCTTGACAATGAGTTACATCCTGGCTGTCAATCCCTCTATCCTGGCAACGACAGGGATGGACAAAGGCGCTGTTTTTACTGCAACCGCTTTGGCTTCGGCCCTCGCTACCTTGCTGCTGGCTTTTATGGCAAAGCTGCCTTTTGCCCAGGCTCCCAGTATGGCACTGAACGCCTTTTTCGCTTTTACGTTGGTGCAGGGCATGGGTTATTCCTGGCAGACCGCTATGACAGCGATGTTTGTGGAGGGGGTGATCTTTATCCTGATTACGTTTCTGAACGTCCGGGAGGTGATCTTGAATAGCATACCGATGAACCTGCGCTTCGCTATTTCGGCGGGGATCGGCATGTTCATCGCTTTTGTGGGTTTGAAGAATGCCGGCATCATCGTTCCGAATCCGGCGACTTTCGTGATGTTCGGACCGTTCACTCCGGTTTCGATCCTGGCGATGGTGGGGGTTCTGTTGAGCGGTATCCTGGTCTTGAGGAAAGTGAAGGGAGCGTTGTTCTACAGCATTCTGATCTGTACGTTGATCGGTATTCCGTTAGGAGTGACGGAAATTCCGGATGGGTTCCTGCCTGTTTCCATTCCTCATTCGATGGTTCCGACGTTCTGCCAGTTTGATTTCAATGAGTTTTTTACGTTGGATATGGCAATCGTCATCTTTACCTTGCTGTTTATGAATATATTCGATACGGTCGGTACACTGGTCGGCCTGGCTTCGAAAACAGGCATTATGGAAGAAGACGGACAGATTCCCCACGTAAAGGAGGCAATGATGTCCGATGCGATCGGTACGACGGTAGGGTCCATGATGGGAAGTTCTACGATTACCACCTATGTGGAGAGTGCTTCCGGTATTGCGGAAGGCGGACGTTCAGGGTTCACTTCGCTGGTGACGGGTGTGTTGTTTTTGCTTGCTTTGTTCTTTGCTCCCCTGTTCCTGCTGATTCCGAGTGCGGCAACGACGGGGGCTTTGGTACTGGTCGGGGTGTTTATGATGGATTCTATCACAAAAGTCGATATGGATGACATATCCGAAGCGCTTCCGGCTTTTATCACCATGATCATGATGGTACTGACCTATTCCATTGCCGACGGAATGGTTTTAGGATTGTTGTGCTATGTACTGGTCAAGTTAGGATGCGGCAAACATAGGGAGGTAAGCCCTACCATGTATGTGCTGGCAGCCCTGTTCATCTTGAAATTTATTTTTGCATGA
- a CDS encoding M13 family metallopeptidase, whose translation MKKLMVIPLVAAGMAAMVGCSKTPVKEAAKNDAINLANLDTAVAPGTDFYQYACGGWMKNNPLKPEYARFGTFDQLRDNNQEQIRTLIEGLSETPGQEGSVGQKIGMLFAMGMDSVKLNEDGYAPIKDQLAEINKLGTKDELTKMVATLHKEGMAPFFALYVGADEKNSSMNIVQLYQAGLGMGDRDYYLLEDESSQKMREAYKNYITRLFTLIGSSPEQADAAVNAIMKIERGIAEVSFSREDLRDSQKNYNKMSIEDFKAKNDLLNWDVYFESMGMMDIKYLDAKQLSFYEGLSALMKNTTLDEQKYYLTFNLLSFAAPYLSDPFVAADFDFYGKTMSGRQEQQPRWKRALSTVNGALSEAVGQMYVAKYFPASSKEKMLKMVGDLQKALGDRISSLEWMSDATKAKAQEKLAAFIVKIGYPDTWRDYSGLEIKNDSYWANVRRSNIFEVNYMLADVDKPVDKARWGMSPQTVNAYYNPTTNEICFPAAILQPPFFNPEADDAVNYGAIGVVIGHEMTHGFDDQGRNYDKEGNLSDWWTAEDAALFTQRADRLAQQYSDIIVVDSVHANGRFTLGENIADQGGLMVAHLAYLNSLEGKETPAPIDGFTNEQRFYLGYANLWAQNIRPEEILRLTKIDPHSLGKWRVNAALRNIDAFYSAFDIKEGEPMYMLPADRVVIW comes from the coding sequence ATGAAAAAGTTAATGGTAATACCGCTTGTTGCCGCTGGAATGGCCGCAATGGTGGGGTGCAGCAAAACTCCTGTGAAGGAGGCTGCAAAGAATGACGCTATCAACCTGGCCAACCTGGACACGGCTGTGGCTCCGGGGACCGATTTCTATCAGTATGCTTGTGGTGGTTGGATGAAGAATAATCCGCTGAAACCGGAATATGCCCGTTTCGGTACATTCGACCAGCTCAGGGATAACAATCAGGAACAGATCCGTACTCTTATCGAAGGTCTCAGTGAGACACCCGGGCAGGAGGGGAGCGTCGGGCAGAAGATTGGTATGTTGTTCGCGATGGGGATGGACAGCGTGAAACTGAATGAAGACGGTTATGCCCCGATCAAAGACCAGCTTGCTGAAATCAACAAGTTAGGAACGAAGGACGAACTGACCAAGATGGTTGCTACCTTGCATAAGGAGGGGATGGCTCCTTTCTTCGCCTTGTATGTCGGAGCCGATGAAAAGAACAGTTCCATGAATATCGTACAGTTATACCAGGCTGGACTGGGTATGGGAGATCGCGATTATTACCTGCTGGAAGACGAAAGCAGCCAAAAAATGCGCGAAGCCTATAAGAACTATATTACCCGTTTGTTTACCCTGATCGGAAGTTCTCCCGAACAGGCCGATGCCGCCGTCAATGCGATCATGAAGATAGAAAGGGGCATTGCCGAAGTTTCTTTCAGCCGTGAAGACCTGCGCGATTCCCAAAAGAACTATAATAAGATGTCCATCGAAGATTTCAAGGCTAAGAACGATCTGTTAAACTGGGATGTTTATTTCGAAAGTATGGGGATGATGGATATCAAATATCTGGATGCGAAACAGCTCTCGTTCTATGAAGGTCTGTCTGCCTTGATGAAGAATACGACTTTGGATGAACAGAAATATTACCTGACATTCAACTTGCTTAGTTTTGCCGCTCCTTACCTGAGTGATCCGTTTGTCGCTGCCGATTTTGATTTCTATGGGAAGACGATGTCCGGCCGTCAAGAGCAGCAGCCACGCTGGAAACGTGCCCTGTCTACGGTAAACGGTGCCCTGTCGGAAGCTGTCGGCCAGATGTATGTGGCTAAATATTTCCCGGCTTCTTCCAAAGAAAAGATGTTGAAGATGGTCGGTGACTTGCAGAAAGCGTTGGGTGACCGTATTTCCAGCCTGGAATGGATGAGCGATGCCACTAAGGCGAAGGCGCAGGAGAAATTGGCTGCTTTTATCGTCAAGATCGGCTATCCCGACACTTGGCGCGACTACAGCGGTCTGGAGATCAAGAATGATTCTTATTGGGCGAACGTACGCCGTTCCAATATCTTTGAGGTCAATTATATGTTGGCGGATGTAGACAAACCGGTCGATAAGGCTCGTTGGGGAATGAGCCCGCAGACGGTGAATGCCTATTACAACCCGACAACGAACGAGATTTGTTTCCCTGCCGCCATCCTACAACCTCCTTTCTTCAATCCGGAAGCTGACGATGCCGTGAACTATGGTGCTATCGGTGTCGTGATCGGCCACGAAATGACTCACGGATTCGACGACCAGGGACGTAACTATGACAAGGAAGGCAATCTGAGTGACTGGTGGACAGCCGAAGACGCCGCTCTCTTTACGCAACGTGCCGACCGTCTGGCTCAGCAATATAGTGATATCATTGTTGTGGACAGCGTTCATGCCAACGGACGTTTCACTTTGGGCGAGAACATTGCCGATCAGGGGGGGCTGATGGTCGCTCATTTAGCATATCTCAATTCTCTGGAAGGAAAAGAGACACCGGCCCCGATCGACGGTTTTACCAATGAACAGCGTTTCTATCTGGGCTACGCCAATCTTTGGGCACAGAATATCCGTCCCGAAGAAATCCTGCGTCTGACCAAGATCGACCCGCACTCATTAGGCAAGTGGCGTGTCAATGCCGCCCTTCGCAACATTGATGCTTTCTACAGCGCATTCGATATCAAAGAAGGCGAACCGATGTATATGCTGCCGGCTGACCGGGTGGTGATCTGGTAG
- a CDS encoding calcium/sodium antiporter: MITSLTLLILSLVALYIGAGWLVQGSSALALKAKISPLVVGLTIVAFGTSAPELVVSLNATLSGQGDIAIGNIVGSNIFNIGVILGVSATICPLQVKKQLLRIDIPVMLAATVLFTILFWNGTLGRTEGLFFLTGIIIYTIFSLFYSRKHGTEGSSQELEEQPKHWAVDTLAIVGGLVVLVFASRLLVDNAVSIAKELGVSEAVIGLTIVAAGTSMPELATSIVAAYKRKTDIAIGNIVGSNLFNILTIAGSCSLIHPIEAKNVNYIDLLVMLGISVLLLPLVKSGQKISRTEGFVLILFYVIYMFWLLRDTL, from the coding sequence ATGATTACAAGTTTGACGTTATTGATTCTCTCGCTGGTAGCGCTTTACATAGGGGCCGGTTGGTTAGTTCAGGGGAGTTCCGCTTTAGCTCTCAAAGCCAAAATTTCACCTTTGGTGGTCGGTCTGACCATCGTTGCATTCGGGACAAGTGCCCCCGAACTGGTAGTAAGCCTGAACGCCACGCTCAGCGGACAAGGCGATATTGCGATCGGAAACATCGTAGGTTCGAACATATTCAATATTGGAGTCATATTAGGAGTTTCGGCAACCATTTGCCCGCTTCAGGTAAAAAAGCAATTACTCCGAATCGATATCCCGGTCATGCTGGCCGCAACCGTACTGTTCACCATCCTTTTCTGGAACGGGACATTGGGGCGGACGGAAGGGCTTTTCTTTCTAACAGGTATTATCATTTATACAATATTCAGCCTCTTCTACTCCCGCAAACATGGAACAGAAGGGTCGAGCCAGGAACTCGAAGAACAGCCTAAGCACTGGGCTGTCGATACGCTGGCCATCGTCGGGGGTCTGGTCGTCTTGGTATTTGCCTCTCGATTATTGGTGGACAATGCCGTTTCCATCGCCAAAGAGCTTGGTGTGAGCGAAGCAGTTATCGGGCTTACGATCGTCGCAGCCGGAACAAGTATGCCGGAACTGGCAACATCCATTGTTGCCGCTTACAAGCGTAAAACGGATATTGCCATCGGGAATATCGTCGGCTCAAACTTATTCAATATACTGACCATAGCCGGCTCTTGCTCGCTTATACATCCCATCGAGGCCAAAAATGTAAACTACATCGACCTACTGGTCATGTTGGGCATATCCGTCCTGCTCTTGCCGCTGGTGAAAAGCGGGCAAAAAATATCCCGGACGGAAGGATTCGTCTTGATTCTCTTCTATGTGATTTACATGTTCTGGTTACTTCGCGACACACTCTGA
- a CDS encoding nucleoside-specific channel-forming Tsx family protein: MRRLFVLAALLAIVCYGKAQNVQLHYDFGGALYDKDLHGRPVLTSTVEMFKADKWGSTYFFVDMDYTSKGVAAGYWEIARELRFWQPPFSIHVEYNGGASNSFSYNNAYLGGATYTWNNPDFTKGFTLTAMYKYIQKHREPNNFQLTGTWYVHFVKNGLCTFSGFADWWRERTDYADGSHRNFIFLAEPQFWVNLNKLKHVDDKFKLSVGSEVELSQNFGARKGFYAIPTLAIKWSFD; the protein is encoded by the coding sequence ATGAGAAGGCTCTTTGTGCTGGCGGCTTTGCTGGCGATTGTTTGTTACGGGAAAGCGCAAAATGTGCAGTTACATTATGATTTCGGAGGTGCTCTTTATGACAAGGACTTACATGGCCGTCCGGTGCTGACCTCGACGGTGGAAATGTTTAAAGCGGATAAATGGGGAAGTACCTATTTTTTTGTCGACATGGATTATACCAGCAAAGGAGTTGCAGCCGGCTATTGGGAGATTGCCCGCGAACTGCGTTTCTGGCAACCTCCTTTTTCCATACATGTCGAATATAACGGGGGAGCATCGAACAGTTTCTCCTATAATAACGCCTATCTTGGCGGTGCAACCTATACCTGGAATAATCCGGATTTTACGAAAGGTTTCACGCTTACCGCTATGTATAAATATATCCAGAAACATCGGGAACCCAACAACTTCCAGTTGACAGGCACTTGGTATGTTCATTTTGTCAAGAACGGTCTTTGCACGTTCAGCGGTTTCGCAGACTGGTGGAGGGAACGGACCGATTATGCGGACGGTAGTCACCGGAACTTTATTTTCTTGGCCGAACCGCAGTTCTGGGTGAATCTTAACAAGCTAAAACATGTTGATGATAAGTTCAAGCTGAGTGTCGGCAGTGAGGTAGAGTTGAGCCAGAATTTCGGTGCACGTAAAGGGTTTTATGCTATTCCGACACTGGCGATTAAGTGGTCATTCGATTAA